Below is a genomic region from Brassica rapa cultivar Chiifu-401-42 chromosome A08, CAAS_Brap_v3.01, whole genome shotgun sequence.
GGAGAGTAGAGAGAAAGTCCATGTCCTTGATTCACCGCCGGTTGAATCGTTTCGGATTATCCTCTGTTATCGCTTGGAATGTTCAGATACGAGAAGCAGTCAATCGAAATGATCCGGCGGAATCACTTCTCCTATTCCGAGAAATGAAGCGCGAAGGGTTCGAACCCAACAACTTGACCTTCCCATTTGTGGCCAAAGCTTGCGCTAAGCTCGCTGACATCGCGTACTCCAAGATGGTTCATACCCATGTCATAAAGTCTACGTTTTGGTCCGACGTGTTCGTTGGAACCGCGACGGTTGATATGTTTGTAAAATGTAATCGTTTAGATTATGCATGCAAAGTGTTCGACGTAATGCCTGAGAGAGACACCACCACTTGGAACGCGATGCTCTCTGGTTTTTGTCAATCTGGTCATACGGAAAAGACGTTTTCTCTGTTTCGTGAGATGAGACTCGGCGAGATCTCGCCTGATTCAGTGACCGTCATGGCCTTGATTCAATCCGCTTCGTTTGAGAAAAGCTTGAATCTTTTGAAGTCTGTGCATGGGTTTGGGATACGTTTAGGTGTAGACGTGCAAGTTACAGTTGCCAATACTTGGGTTTCTAGTTACGCCAAATGTAATGATTTGGAGTCAGCAAAGTTAGTGTTCGAAGGTATTGACAGAAGTGACAGAACTGTCGTGTCTTGGAACTCAATGTTCAAGGCGTGTGCTGTTTTTGGTGAAGCGTTTGATGCCTTTGGTCTTTACCGGTTGATGCTGCGTGAAGAATTTAAACCGGATTTGAGCACATTTATTAATTTAGCAGCATCGTGTCAGAGCCCGGAGACACTAATACAAGGAAGATTGATTCATTCTCAGGCAATCCGCATTGGTACAGATCACGATACAGAAGTGATCAATACCTTAATTTCTATGTATTCGAAATCAGGAGATATCAACTCATCGAGGCTTTTGTTTGACGTcatgtcttccagaacatgtgTTTCTTGGACTGTGATGATAAGTGGGTATGCCGAGAAAGGCGACATGGATGAAGCTTTGGCCTTGTTTCATGCCATGAACAAAACAGGAGTGAGTCCAGATCTAGTTACTTTACTCTCCCTCATTTCAGGTTGTGGAAGATTCGGTTCGCTAGAGATTGGAAGATGGGTAGATGCTAGAGCAGATACTTACGGGTTCAAGAGAGACAACGTCATGGTCTGCAATGCTCTTATTGATATGTACTCAAAATGTGGAAGTGTAACCGAAGCTCGAGACATCTTCCATAACATGTCTGAAAAAACTGTCGTCACATGGACCACAATGATAGCTGGATATGCATTGAACGGAGTCTTCCACGAAGCTTTAGAGCTTTTCACCAAGATGATAGATTTGGATTATAAACCAAACCACATTACGTTCCTAGCCGTTCTCCAAGCTTGTGCTCATTCTGGCTCTCTAGAGAAAGGTTGGGAGTGTTTCCTCACCATGAAAGAAGTATACAACATCGATCCTGGATTAGAGCATTACTCTTGTATGGTGGATCTTCTTGGAAGAAAGGGAAAGCTCGAAGAAGCATTCGAACTCATCCGTAGCATGTCGTGTAAACCCGATGCAGGCATATGGGGTGCACTGCTTAGTGCTTCAAAGATCCACCGTAACGTAAAGGTGGCCGAGCAAGCGGCTGAGTGTCTTTTTAACTTGGAACCGGAAACGGCTGCGCCGTATGTAGAAATGGCGAATATATATGCAGCTGCTGGTATGTGGGATGGCTTTGCTAGGATTAGATCGATGATGAAAGTCAGGAATGTGAAGAAGTATCCAGGTGAAAGTGTGATTCAGGTGGACGGGAAGAGTCATACATTCACTGTGGGAGAACGTGACCATGCAGAGCATGAAACCATATACCATGTTTTGGATTGTTTGAGCCTGTTTGCGAGAGATGAGCATACATTGCATAAAGAAACGTTACACCATTAGTAACATATATAACCACAAACACATTACATGGAGACAAATTAAATGCATTTGAAGTTTGATTCTTTGAACTTACCTCTGACTAGCTGAGTTATAAGTGAGTGGATAATTCTGATAGTGGAGGACCAGATTCTATTGGCATACTCTTTTTTGTCAACGATTCTCGTGGCAATGACTTCAATTTTATGCACCACCAATGTTTTTGGGCGTTGCAAATTATTAAAAGAATACAAATTTAATCCTACATCATCAATTTTAAATGGAGAATAACCAAATCTGTTAAATAAACAAGATATATAAAGTAGAAGATAATTCTGATTAGTGGAGGACCAGATTCTGTTTGgtattttcttcattttatttattctcCACCAATATATTTGGACGTCTGTCAAATTAAAGGATAAAGACTTTTTCGCCACTTTAATAAAACTATATCACAGGAAAAGATATTTTCCTTTCCTTAAGCATGTTCGTAGGACTCCGTGTCAATTGCGCGTTGCCACGACGTAGACATATTAATTTATCACACTTCTCCTTTTAGTTTTACATATTCTCATTTTAGCCCGTTTACTTTTGAAAGTTAATTTAACACCCAATTACAGCCACAATTAACccaaaataaaccaaacaatAAAGATCTTTCTACGCATCACAACACTCATACCTGATCAAATGATTCTATTGAATAATATCTTATGGACTCTGAGTTTAGACACGACTGAATCTGAAGACTAAAGTGTTTCAATTTTGTGATTAGGGACTAAGAAGAcaataaaaatactatatagaAGAAATACACTTGTTCAAAAATGGTAACGCGTTAAAATAATTAACACTTTAACGCAGACGTAGGCTCACCTAATCCATCCATATATACGGACATAACCGATCATCTTTCTTCTGTTCCAATTCGTTCCGAAACAATCTTCTCAATTCCTTTCGGTAAATATTTCTCAATCAATCGTACTCTTTATACATGATCCTTCGTATTTTAAAATGCTCAATCGAATCGTATGACatactttatttttttcgtTTATGTATGATCGAATCGAGTTTCTTCGTCGTTGAAATGATCTCTGCTTTTTGTATTTAGATCTATATCGTTCATAACAAGATAACATGTGATCCATAGAGAACCAAAGTTACATGATCTTTGATCCTGATGGGTTTCAAACTCTTTGTAGGTTATTATAATCTgagtttaaaaagaaaatgggAGGAGGTAAAGACAAGCATCATGACGAGCAAGACAAAGGGTTTCATGGGTTTCCAGGAGGTGGACATCATTACCCACCCGCTCCTGGAGGTTACCCACCCGCTGGATACCCTCCTCAACAAGGGTATCCTCCAGCTGGAGGCTATCCACCTGGTGCTTACCCACCCGGTGCTTACCCTCCTGGGCCTGGAGGTTATCCTCCTGCTCCGGGTCACGGTGGCTATCCTCCTGCAGGCTATCCTGCTCCTCACCACTcaggtaagaaaaaaaaaaacagtatccCTGTTGAAGTGCTCTCCTTTATTGTTTGTATCACGCTTTTCAAATGCTGTGTCAAGTTTTGAAGGCTTAATAATTGGTGAGATGGTTTATAAAATGTTGATGTTTGAATAGGCTACTGCAAAGGGTTGTCCTTGTAGTTTGCTAGATCATCGACCTGTTACGTTTGGATGGTATCAGGAACCATAGCTTGTAACAacctttattttgttttgtttcatcaGGACACTCTAGTGGTGGACTCGGAGGTATGATCGCTGGTGCAGCTGGTGCAGCGGCAGCAGCCTATGGAGCACACCACGTTGGTCATGCATCACACAACCCTTACGGCCATGCAGGCCACGGAGGATTTGGCCACGTTGGCCATGCCTCTCATGGGTATGGTGGTCATGGTCATGGTCATGGTAAATTCAAGCACGGAAAGCATGGAGGCAAGCATGGAGGCAAGTTCAAGCATGGAAAGCACGGGAAACATGGTATgtttggaggaggaggaggcaaaTTCAAGAAGTGGAAGTAATCTAAAGAAACCACCCTTTCATTCTCTCCTCCAGTAGTCTCATTTACCTGACCGATGTTTTCTAATAATCCCCTCCAAACACATTATATATTAACTATATCGGTTTAGAGATTACTGGTTCAGAGGAAATAAATGGAGAGTGGTAGTATAATGTAAACCTTATGGTATCTGCAGAAGAGGTTTCTTCAATCTCTTAATAGCAGATGCCCTGAAACTTATCTATAATTTGGTTTTATAATTGacattttgtgtttgtttggttcttttttttattccaaCTCTTTTAATGTTTGATGACTTGATGTTGATGaagttttcaaattatattatatgccTACTGTAGATACTGATATTGTGTTGAACTTTTTACTTGGCCTTTTTCTAAAGTTTTGGTCGTCCTATGATTCTATGAAGTCCAAAGTCTTTAAATATAAGCATGTCTTAACAAGTGTCTTCTTGTAGAAGATCTGCATATTCAAAGAAAACTCTCCTTTTCTGTATTTTTGAGAAAGATTAAAACGCTCTGTTTAAGTCCCTTCTAACTAAATTAATGTAATAAGAACGACTAGGTAGCCAATTGAAACTGATGTAATAGTAAACTCAAACCGGACCTGTACCAGGAGCCCCTTCTAAGCATTGATTATTATAGTCATTTCCAACGGCTGTGTCTTGCTTGTCATCAGAAAGTTTTACTGCTC
It encodes:
- the LOC103834112 gene encoding pentatricopeptide repeat-containing protein At4g19191, mitochondrial, which produces MSLIHRRLNRFGLSSVIAWNVQIREAVNRNDPAESLLLFREMKREGFEPNNLTFPFVAKACAKLADIAYSKMVHTHVIKSTFWSDVFVGTATVDMFVKCNRLDYACKVFDVMPERDTTTWNAMLSGFCQSGHTEKTFSLFREMRLGEISPDSVTVMALIQSASFEKSLNLLKSVHGFGIRLGVDVQVTVANTWVSSYAKCNDLESAKLVFEGIDRSDRTVVSWNSMFKACAVFGEAFDAFGLYRLMLREEFKPDLSTFINLAASCQSPETLIQGRLIHSQAIRIGTDHDTEVINTLISMYSKSGDINSSRLLFDVMSSRTCVSWTVMISGYAEKGDMDEALALFHAMNKTGVSPDLVTLLSLISGCGRFGSLEIGRWVDARADTYGFKRDNVMVCNALIDMYSKCGSVTEARDIFHNMSEKTVVTWTTMIAGYALNGVFHEALELFTKMIDLDYKPNHITFLAVLQACAHSGSLEKGWECFLTMKEVYNIDPGLEHYSCMVDLLGRKGKLEEAFELIRSMSCKPDAGIWGALLSASKIHRNVKVAEQAAECLFNLEPETAAPYVEMANIYAAAGMWDGFARIRSMMKVRNVKKYPGESVIQVDGKSHTFTVGERDHAEHETIYHVLDCLSLFARDEHTLHKETLHH
- the LOC103834114 gene encoding glycine-rich protein A3, whose protein sequence is MGGGKDKHHDEQDKGFHGFPGGGHHYPPAPGGYPPAGYPPQQGYPPAGGYPPGAYPPGAYPPGPGGYPPAPGHGGYPPAGYPAPHHSGHSSGGLGGMIAGAAGAAAAAYGAHHVGHASHNPYGHAGHGGFGHVGHASHGYGGHGHGHGKFKHGKHGGKHGGKFKHGKHGKHGMFGGGGGKFKKWK